Proteins encoded within one genomic window of Halobacteroides halobius DSM 5150:
- a CDS encoding 4Fe-4S binding protein codes for MNLAEIKKLIPKCCTVAKIDINKCYKNEKRSLEEFLPSVKSIIVLGHHIRDSREWIWSRMKSERGNCTSIADLHTKDIIKEIKNFIELEGYNSKIIPYPGVSGIRFKKLAMKTRIGEIGDNFLFLHNEWGPWVHLRVLLTDTKINSSQETFIDEVCIHCGKCIKACPVNAIIQNSFNSQRCKERQEQLNVAHSCEICARICPIGETPEKIKLVKVDE; via the coding sequence TTGAATTTAGCAGAAATTAAAAAGTTAATTCCCAAATGTTGTACTGTTGCTAAAATAGATATTAATAAATGCTATAAAAATGAAAAAAGATCTTTAGAAGAATTTTTACCTTCTGTTAAATCAATTATTGTTTTAGGTCATCACATTAGAGATTCTCGTGAATGGATATGGAGTCGAATGAAATCTGAAAGAGGAAATTGCACATCTATAGCTGATTTACATACTAAAGATATTATAAAAGAAATCAAGAATTTTATTGAATTGGAAGGTTATAATTCTAAAATAATTCCTTATCCAGGAGTTAGTGGGATAAGGTTTAAAAAGCTTGCTATGAAAACGAGAATAGGAGAGATAGGAGATAATTTTTTATTTTTGCATAATGAGTGGGGACCTTGGGTTCACTTGAGAGTTTTATTAACTGATACCAAAATAAATAGTAGCCAGGAGACTTTTATAGATGAAGTATGTATTCACTGTGGAAAATGTATTAAAGCTTGTCCAGTGAATGCTATAATTCAAAATAGTTTTAATAGTCAAAGATGTAAAGAAAGACAAGAACAATTAAATGTTGCCCATAGTTGTGAAATATGTGCTAGAATTTGTCCAATTGGAGAAACTCCTGAAAAAATCAAATTAGTTAAAGTTGATGAATGA
- a CDS encoding class I SAM-dependent methyltransferase: MEKVTKAFVRESFKKAGTNYSEATKNIGLWKSEKYIFDKYFEKEKSILDIGCGAGRTTFNLYEMGYTNIVGLDLTFEMIEEARKINKKDETNIDFVVGDATNLKFDDCFFDYALFSFNGIMQIPKKENRIKALKEIRRVLKENGIFIFTTHDRKSNEKFKEVWEKEKKLWKAGKQDTRLYEYGDKIIESENKNRDLFIHFPNREEVLECLDETNWELVEDFYRADLFEEDQKVKEFSTECRFWVVKK, encoded by the coding sequence GTGGAGAAAGTTACTAAAGCTTTTGTAAGAGAATCTTTTAAAAAAGCAGGGACTAATTATAGTGAGGCTACTAAAAATATTGGTTTATGGAAGTCAGAAAAATATATTTTTGATAAGTATTTTGAGAAGGAAAAATCCATTTTGGATATTGGATGTGGAGCGGGACGAACAACATTTAACTTATATGAAATGGGCTATACTAATATTGTAGGGTTGGACTTAACTTTTGAGATGATAGAAGAAGCTAGAAAAATAAATAAAAAAGATGAGACAAATATTGATTTTGTCGTAGGAGATGCAACTAATTTAAAGTTTGACGATTGTTTTTTTGATTATGCTTTATTTTCATTTAATGGAATAATGCAAATTCCTAAAAAAGAGAATAGAATTAAAGCTCTAAAGGAGATCAGAAGAGTATTAAAAGAAAATGGAATTTTTATATTTACAACTCATGATAGAAAAAGTAATGAAAAATTCAAAGAGGTTTGGGAAAAAGAAAAGAAATTATGGAAAGCAGGGAAACAAGATACAAGATTATATGAATATGGAGATAAAATTATAGAATCAGAAAATAAAAACAGAGATTTATTTATTCATTTTCCAAATAGAGAAGAGGTATTAGAGTGTTTAGATGAAACCAACTGGGAACTTGTAGAAGATTTTTATAGAGCTGATTTATTTGAGGAGGACCAAAAGGTTAAGGAGTTTTCAACAGAATGCAGATTTTGGGTGGTGAAAAAATAG
- a CDS encoding LysM peptidoglycan-binding domain-containing protein: MEKQTSSREPKTCPPGFQSRYTVQPGDTMYFIAQTFDTTLNQLIEANPHIEDPDRIFPGDVLCIPGAPSVPLPCSIVLEPNSQLAEQAIGVALARQVNPTRRAVTISATNLPAPSDFGDFDTYEGLITIRFVGSFGFRLYPTPELPDQPVTWSNTLIFPLLRGFPVFPADTRILVRPVNSQTGVSGRKSILENTLRDCL, from the coding sequence ATGGAGAAACAAACTTCTTCCCGGGAACCTAAAACTTGTCCACCCGGATTTCAAAGTCGTTATACTGTCCAACCTGGCGATACTATGTATTTTATTGCTCAAACTTTTGACACTACCCTAAACCAATTAATTGAAGCTAATCCCCATATAGAAGATCCAGATAGAATTTTTCCTGGAGATGTATTATGTATTCCCGGTGCCCCCTCTGTTCCACTGCCTTGTAGTATAGTCCTGGAGCCAAATTCACAGTTAGCAGAACAAGCAATTGGAGTAGCTCTAGCTAGACAAGTTAATCCTACTAGAAGAGCAGTAACTATTTCCGCAACCAATTTACCAGCCCCATCTGATTTTGGGGATTTTGATACCTACGAAGGACTGATCACTATAAGATTTGTCGGCAGCTTTGGATTTAGACTTTATCCAACTCCTGAACTCCCCGACCAACCAGTAACCTGGAGTAATACTTTAATTTTTCCCTTATTACGAGGCTTCCCTGTATTTCCAGCTGATACAAGGATTTTAGTTAGACCTGTAAATTCACAGACAGGAGTTTCAGGCAGAAAAAGCATTTTAGAGAATACATTAAGAGACTGCTTGTAA
- a CDS encoding GrpB family protein, with the protein MLLEVDCNTDIDNLKLRLENSGWRLMSFEKQPDLKMSFNKGYTPEGFAKKVFHLHVRFLGNWDELYFRDYLMIYEEVANKYGELKQKLKKQYEHNRDGYTKAKTKFIKKWTKQARKEFPSRYLP; encoded by the coding sequence ATTTTATTAGAGGTCGATTGTAATACTGATATTGATAATTTAAAATTAAGACTAGAAAATTCCGGATGGAGACTTATGTCGTTTGAAAAGCAACCAGATTTAAAAATGTCATTTAATAAAGGGTATACACCAGAAGGATTTGCTAAAAAGGTATTTCATCTTCATGTCCGGTTTTTAGGAAATTGGGATGAATTATATTTTAGGGATTATCTTATGATTTATGAAGAAGTTGCTAATAAATATGGAGAATTAAAACAAAAATTAAAAAAGCAATATGAGCATAATAGAGATGGATATACTAAGGCAAAAACAAAGTTTATTAAAAAATGGACAAAGCAAGCAAGAAAAGAGTTTCCTAGTAGATATTTACCGTAA
- a CDS encoding GrpB family protein, with translation MGKDLSEMTLEELWELFPIILREHNPEYKEWYLKEKENIEKTVGLNKIERINHIGSSAIEGLIAKPTVDILLEVGCNSDIDNLKLRLENAGWTLMAFEKKPDLKMSFNKGYTSNGFAEKVFHLHVRFLGDWDELYFRDYLMIHEEVAKKYGELKQKLKKQYEHNRDGYTEAKTEFIKKWTKQARKEFPNRYLP, from the coding sequence ATGGGAAAAGATTTATCTGAAATGACATTAGAAGAACTTTGGGAATTGTTCCCAATAATCTTACGTGAACATAATCCAGAGTATAAAGAATGGTATTTAAAAGAAAAAGAAAATATTGAAAAAACAGTAGGTTTGAATAAGATTGAACGAATTAATCATATTGGCAGTAGCGCAATTGAAGGACTGATTGCAAAGCCAACAGTAGATATTCTGTTAGAAGTTGGTTGTAATAGTGATATTGATAATTTAAAATTAAGGCTAGAAAATGCAGGTTGGACACTTATGGCGTTTGAAAAGAAACCAGATTTAAAAATGTCATTTAATAAAGGATATACTTCAAATGGATTTGCTGAAAAGGTATTCCATCTCCATGTCCGATTTTTAGGAGATTGGGATGAATTATATTTTAGAGATTACCTTATGATTCATGAAGAAGTTGCGAAAAAATATGGAGAATTAAAACAAAAATTAAAAAAACAATATGAGCATAATAGAGATGGATATACTGAGGCAAAAACAGAGTTTATTAAAAAATGGACAAAGCAAGCAAGAAAAGAGTTTCCTAATAGATATCTACCATAA
- the ltrA gene encoding group II intron reverse transcriptase/maturase, whose translation MIKASISLQDLRRRIYLKSKKEESHKFWGMYVHVCKMDTLRKAYIMAKEKAGSSGIDRVTFEDIEEIGVTKYLKEIREELVNRTYKPQINRKQEIPKENGKVRVLGIPTIKDRIVQGALKLILEPIFEADFQEGSYGYRPKRNAHQAVKKIEKAIITGKRKVIDLDLSNYFDTVKHHILLAKVGKRVIDKDIMHLIKLILKASGKEGVPQGGVISPLFANLYLNEVDKMLERATEVTKSKGRYTEVEYARFADDIVIAVSSHYSMNWLLPKVMKRLKEEFNKIQVKINKEKTKIVNLEEGDSINFLGFTIKRRKTFSGKWGVLTTPQIKKRTKLLQKIREVVKKHRTTGIFESMIEELNSVLRGWINYFTIGDSRNCFSYIRDYVEKKVRRYLMKQRGKQGYGWERWSSDWLYNKVGLFNDYKVAHYQP comes from the coding sequence ATGATAAAAGCATCCATTAGTTTACAAGACTTGAGAAGGAGAATATATCTTAAATCTAAAAAGGAAGAATCTCATAAATTCTGGGGGATGTATGTTCATGTATGCAAAATGGACACACTTAGGAAAGCATATATAATGGCAAAAGAGAAAGCTGGTTCTTCAGGAATAGATAGAGTGACATTTGAAGATATTGAAGAAATAGGAGTAACAAAATATCTGAAAGAAATAAGAGAAGAACTAGTAAATAGGACATATAAACCACAGATAAATCGAAAACAAGAGATACCAAAAGAAAATGGGAAAGTAAGAGTGCTAGGAATTCCAACTATTAAAGATAGAATAGTACAGGGAGCTTTAAAATTAATATTAGAGCCGATATTTGAAGCAGATTTTCAAGAAGGTTCTTATGGATATCGCCCAAAAAGGAATGCTCATCAAGCAGTAAAGAAAATAGAAAAAGCAATAATAACGGGGAAAAGAAAAGTAATAGACTTAGATTTATCAAATTACTTTGATACAGTAAAACATCATATTCTGCTAGCTAAAGTGGGAAAGCGAGTAATAGATAAAGATATAATGCATCTGATAAAGCTAATATTAAAAGCTAGTGGGAAAGAAGGTGTACCTCAAGGTGGAGTTATTTCTCCATTATTTGCTAATCTTTATTTAAATGAAGTTGATAAAATGCTTGAAAGAGCAACCGAGGTGACAAAGAGTAAAGGGAGATATACAGAGGTAGAATATGCCCGCTTTGCAGATGATATTGTAATAGCAGTATCGAGCCATTACAGTATGAATTGGTTGCTTCCAAAAGTAATGAAAAGGCTGAAAGAAGAATTTAACAAGATACAAGTAAAGATAAACAAAGAAAAGACTAAGATAGTGAACTTAGAAGAAGGAGATTCAATAAATTTTTTAGGGTTTACTATAAAAAGAAGGAAGACTTTCAGCGGAAAATGGGGAGTATTGACAACACCTCAAATCAAGAAGAGAACAAAGTTACTACAGAAAATAAGGGAAGTAGTTAAAAAGCATAGAACAACAGGTATATTTGAAAGTATGATAGAAGAATTAAACTCTGTACTAAGGGGTTGGATTAATTACTTTACCATAGGAGATTCAAGAAATTGTTTTTCTTATATCAGAGATTATGTAGAAAAGAAAGTAAGAAGGTATCTAATGAAGCAGCGAGGAAAACAAGGATATGGCTGGGAGAGATGGAGTAGCGATTGGTTGTACAATAAAGTAGGTTTATTTAATGATTATAAAGTAGCTCATTATCAACCATAG
- a CDS encoding AbrB/MazE/SpoVT family DNA-binding domain-containing protein, with the protein MQTIKLRKVGNSYGFTIPKEVMEKYHLKEGEELHLIEENDGFTLTPYDPEFEEWTKSFEKTNQKFKNTLKELSK; encoded by the coding sequence ATGCAAACTATAAAACTTCGTAAAGTTGGAAATAGTTATGGGTTTACTATTCCTAAAGAAGTCATGGAAAAATATCATTTGAAAGAAGGAGAAGAACTCCATCTTATTGAAGAAAATGATGGTTTTACATTAACTCCTTATGACCCTGAATTTGAAGAATGGACTAAATCTTTTGAAAAAACAAATCAAAAATTCAAAAACACATTAAAGGAACTATCTAAATGA
- a CDS encoding type II toxin-antitoxin system death-on-curing family toxin: MKNVNFIPKKVILYFHEQLIQIYGGSTGIRDEKLLDSAIKQPKSTFEGNYLHDSIFKMASAYGFHLCKNHPFIDGNKRVALVAMDTFLQNNGYEITASEKETYKIMIKLSSENLSKDELTKWIVQNTISI; the protein is encoded by the coding sequence ATGAAAAATGTAAATTTTATTCCTAAAAAGGTTATACTATATTTCCATGAGCAACTCATCCAAATTTATGGTGGTAGCACTGGAATAAGAGATGAAAAACTTCTTGATTCTGCTATAAAGCAACCTAAAAGCACTTTTGAAGGTAACTACTTGCATGATAGTATTTTCAAAATGGCATCAGCCTATGGATTTCACTTATGCAAAAATCATCCATTCATAGATGGCAATAAACGGGTTGCCCTTGTTGCTATGGATACATTCCTTCAAAATAACGGATATGAAATAACTGCCTCTGAAAAAGAAACTTATAAAATAATGATAAAACTATCATCTGAAAATCTTTCAAAAGATGAATTAACAAAATGGATAGTGCAAAATACTATCTCTATCTAA
- a CDS encoding IS3 family transposase (programmed frameshift), with protein MGENIMAKRYNDEFKKKIVNLANNGKKISDIINEYGIARSTVHKWKKDFNNSGSFKAKDNRTDEEKELLKLRKEIKQLKMENDIFKASSADTRTKVAVVKANKEKYSISAMCKVLNISRSSVYYEPKKKSCNTELENLIITIFKNSRNNYGTRKIKNRLDKKGYKVSRRRISKIMKKYGLVSNYTVKQYKVHSPKCNEEKIDNIVDRDFNKKQALDVVVSDLTYVNVNGKWNYICLIIDLFNREFIGCAAGKKKDAELVTKAFYSIKRPIDEINILHTDRGNEFKNKAIDQILSTFDIERSLSKKGCPYDNAVAEAAFKVVKTEFVFNRKFNSFEELEYELFDYVNWYNNHRIHGSLDYLTPVEYRYLMSEKKVA; from the exons TTGGGGGAGAATATCATGGCCAAACGTTATAATGATGAATTTAAAAAGAAAATTGTTAACCTTGCTAATAACGGTAAAAAGATAAGTGATATTATTAATGAATATGGTATTGCAAGATCTACTGTCCATAAATGGAAAAAAGACTTTAATAATTCTGGTTCTTTTAAAGCTAAAGATAATAGAACTGATGAAGAAAAAGAACTATTAAAATTACGTAAAGAAATTAAACAACTTAAGATGGAGAATGATATTT TTAAAGCAAGCAGCGCTGATACTAGGACAAAAGTAGCTGTTGTTAAGGCAAATAAAGAGAAATACAGTATTAGCGCAATGTGCAAGGTGCTTAATATTTCAAGAAGTTCTGTTTATTACGAACCCAAGAAAAAGTCTTGTAATACCGAACTTGAAAATCTAATAATAACTATCTTTAAAAATAGTAGAAATAATTATGGGACTAGAAAAATCAAAAATAGACTAGATAAAAAAGGTTATAAAGTATCTCGAAGACGAATATCTAAAATTATGAAAAAGTATGGTCTAGTCTCCAATTATACTGTTAAGCAGTATAAAGTTCATTCTCCAAAATGTAATGAAGAAAAAATAGATAATATTGTTGATAGAGATTTCAATAAAAAGCAGGCCTTAGATGTTGTAGTTAGTGATTTAACCTATGTTAATGTTAATGGCAAATGGAATTATATATGCCTAATAATAGACCTGTTTAACCGTGAATTTATAGGTTGTGCTGCTGGTAAAAAGAAAGATGCTGAATTAGTAACTAAAGCCTTTTATAGTATTAAGAGACCAATTGATGAGATAAACATCTTGCATACTGACAGGGGTAATGAGTTTAAAAATAAAGCAATAGATCAGATTTTAAGTACATTCGATATTGAACGATCTTTAAGTAAAAAAGGTTGTCCTTATGACAATGCAGTAGCAGAAGCCGCCTTTAAAGTAGTTAAAACTGAATTTGTATTTAATAGAAAATTTAACAGTTTTGAAGAATTAGAATATGAGCTCTTTGATTATGTTAACTGGTATAATAACCACCGAATTCACGGGTCACTTGATTATCTTACACCTGTTGAATATAGGTATTTAATGTCCGAGAAAAAAGTGGCCTAA
- the ltrA gene encoding group II intron reverse transcriptase/maturase, whose translation MIKASISLQDLRRRIYLKSKKEESHKFWGMYVHVCKMDTLRKAYIMAKEKAGSSGIDRVTFEDIEEIGVTKYLKEIREELVNRTYKPQINRKQEIPKENGKVRVLGIPTIKDRIVQGALKLILEPIFEADFQEGSYGYRPKRNAHQAVKKIEKAIITGKRKVIDLDLSNYFDTVKHHILLAKVGKRVIDKDIMHLIKLILKASGKEGVPQGGVISPLFANLYLNEVDKMLERATEVTKSKGRYTEVEYARFADDIVIAVSSHYSMNWLLPKVMKRLKEEFNKIQVKINKEKTKIVNLEEGDSINFLGFTIKRRKTFSGKWGVLTTPQIKKRTKLLQKIREVVKKHRTTGIFESMIEELNSVLRGWINYFTIGDSRNCFSYIRDYVEKKVRRYLMKQRGKQGYGWKRWSSDWLYNKVGLFNDYKVAHYQP comes from the coding sequence ATGATAAAAGCATCCATTAGTTTACAAGACTTGAGAAGGAGAATATATCTTAAATCTAAAAAGGAAGAATCTCATAAATTCTGGGGGATGTATGTTCATGTATGCAAAATGGACACACTTAGGAAAGCATATATAATGGCAAAAGAGAAAGCTGGTTCTTCAGGAATAGATAGAGTGACATTTGAAGATATTGAAGAAATAGGAGTAACAAAATATCTGAAAGAAATAAGAGAAGAACTAGTAAATAGGACATATAAACCACAGATAAATCGAAAACAAGAGATACCAAAAGAAAATGGGAAAGTAAGAGTGCTAGGAATTCCAACTATTAAAGATAGAATAGTACAGGGAGCTTTAAAATTAATATTAGAGCCGATATTTGAAGCAGATTTTCAAGAAGGTTCTTATGGATATCGCCCAAAAAGGAATGCTCATCAAGCAGTAAAGAAAATAGAAAAAGCAATAATAACGGGGAAAAGAAAAGTAATAGACTTAGATTTATCAAATTACTTTGATACAGTAAAACATCATATTCTGCTAGCTAAAGTGGGAAAGCGAGTAATAGATAAAGATATAATGCATCTGATAAAGCTAATATTAAAAGCTAGTGGGAAAGAAGGTGTACCTCAAGGTGGAGTTATTTCTCCATTATTTGCTAATCTTTATTTAAATGAAGTTGATAAAATGCTTGAAAGAGCAACCGAGGTGACAAAGAGTAAAGGGAGATATACAGAGGTAGAATATGCCCGCTTTGCAGATGATATTGTAATAGCAGTATCGAGCCATTACAGTATGAATTGGTTGCTTCCAAAAGTAATGAAAAGGCTGAAAGAAGAATTTAACAAGATACAAGTAAAGATAAACAAAGAAAAGACTAAGATAGTGAACTTAGAAGAAGGAGATTCAATAAATTTTTTAGGGTTTACTATAAAAAGAAGGAAGACTTTCAGCGGAAAATGGGGAGTATTGACAACACCTCAAATCAAGAAGAGAACAAAGTTACTACAGAAAATAAGGGAAGTAGTTAAAAAGCATAGAACAACAGGTATATTTGAAAGTATGATAGAAGAATTAAACTCTGTACTAAGGGGTTGGATTAATTACTTTACCATAGGAGATTCAAGAAATTGTTTTTCTTATATCAGAGATTATGTAGAAAAGAAAGTAAGAAGGTATCTAATGAAGCAGCGAGGAAAACAAGGATATGGCTGGAAGAGATGGAGTAGCGATTGGTTGTACAATAAAGTAGGTTTATTTAATGATTATAAAGTAGCTCATTATCAACCATAG
- a CDS encoding TIGR02391 family protein produces MVPELLFHQSITEEAWPSMKIGKYDNAVFEAFKLVEIRVREIGNFPQDKIGVALIREAFNVDSGPLQNFDLPKAEQEAISHFFSGAIGLYKNPHSHRKVELEFKEAFEMVLIASHLLSKLDSIEERISEKIYNMLRL; encoded by the coding sequence TTGGTTCCGGAATTATTGTTTCACCAAAGTATAACTGAAGAAGCTTGGCCAAGTATGAAAATCGGGAAGTACGACAATGCTGTATTTGAGGCTTTTAAGCTTGTTGAAATAAGAGTTAGAGAGATTGGAAATTTTCCGCAAGATAAAATAGGAGTAGCTTTGATTAGAGAAGCTTTTAATGTTGATAGTGGTCCGCTACAAAATTTTGATTTACCAAAAGCAGAACAAGAAGCTATATCTCACTTTTTTTCCGGAGCAATAGGATTATATAAAAACCCACATAGTCATAGAAAAGTAGAATTAGAATTTAAAGAAGCTTTTGAGATGGTTTTAATTGCAAGTCATTTATTAAGCAAATTAGATTCAATAGAGGAAAGAATTTCAGAAAAAATTTATAATATGCTGAGATTATAG
- a CDS encoding tyrosine-type recombinase/integrase codes for MRVGEVVRLKIEDIDSDRMLIRIRQGKGRKDRDTILSKGGLKQLRKYYKLYKPTGWLFPGGKPNSHLTRRSVQRIFKKACCKAKITKDVSVHSLRHSFATHLLERGTDLRYIQELLGHKSSRTTEIYTHVSKRSIGKIESPLDKLMD; via the coding sequence TTGAGAGTAGGTGAAGTAGTTAGATTAAAAATTGAAGATATTGATAGTGATAGAATGTTAATTAGAATTCGACAAGGGAAAGGAAGAAAAGATAGAGATACAATACTTTCTAAAGGTGGACTTAAGCAATTACGTAAATACTATAAATTATACAAGCCAACAGGCTGGTTATTTCCAGGAGGAAAGCCAAATTCACATTTGACTAGAAGAAGTGTACAACGAATCTTTAAGAAAGCTTGTTGCAAAGCTAAAATTACTAAGGATGTCTCAGTTCATTCTTTAAGACATTCATTTGCTACACATTTGTTAGAGAGAGGAACTGATTTGCGTTATATTCAGGAGTTGCTTGGTCATAAAAGTTCACGAACAACCGAAATCTATACTCATGTGAGCAAACGAAGTATTGGTAAAATTGAAAGTCCATTAGATAAATTAATGGATTAA
- a CDS encoding site-specific integrase, with protein sequence MSDNFTIEEVERQLKLKGYSPKTIAVYLSHVKSFIRFFDNNLDRITNKKVNKYLLYLLEERGLSHSFVNQAINAIKFVINEILNKDNISVYILFIQLD encoded by the coding sequence ATGTCTGATAATTTCACAATTGAGGAAGTAGAAAGACAGTTAAAATTAAAAGGATATAGTCCAAAAACGATAGCAGTATATTTAAGTCATGTAAAAAGTTTTATTCGGTTTTTTGATAATAACTTAGATCGAATTACTAATAAGAAAGTAAATAAATATTTATTATATTTATTAGAGGAGAGAGGATTATCTCATTCCTTTGTTAATCAAGCAATTAACGCAATTAAATTTGTGATTAATGAAATATTAAATAAAGATAATATTTCAGTTTATATCTTGTTTATTCAGCTGGATTGA
- the ltrA gene encoding group II intron reverse transcriptase/maturase, which translates to MSSLYSIKDLVTKKRHLHCAAQKVLNNGGCGGIDGVEVEEFRENYTKNMSALYRQLTEDRYEPQPVLRTYISKGNGEQRPLGIPVIKDRIAQQAVKQILEIHFEEIFCDCSYGFRPNRSTEDAIKKVEEYKEQGYNWVLDADVKSYFDTIDHEILMELIAEEVSDGWVLDIIRSWLTIGVMTEQGREETTEGTPQGGVISPLLANIYLHHFDKKMRCRGYKIVRFADDFIIMAKSKAKAERALEVTRQIIENELNLRLHPRKTVITNFNDGFKFLEFKFYNCDYKKPKESSIKSFKDKVRKKTKRNRSIGVAVMIDELNLIIRGWGNSFLLGNVKGLYKRLDGWIRMRLRCFIEGKKAKGQNYRLPNKILRDLGLESLLTDVL; encoded by the coding sequence ATTAGTTCGCTATATAGTATAAAAGATTTAGTGACTAAGAAAAGACATTTACATTGTGCAGCTCAGAAAGTTTTGAATAATGGTGGTTGTGGAGGGATTGACGGTGTAGAAGTTGAAGAATTTAGAGAAAATTACACTAAGAATATGAGTGCTTTATATCGCCAGTTAACAGAAGATAGATATGAGCCACAACCAGTTCTAAGAACGTATATCTCAAAAGGAAATGGAGAACAAAGACCACTAGGTATTCCAGTAATTAAAGACCGAATTGCCCAACAAGCAGTGAAACAGATTCTAGAGATACACTTTGAAGAAATATTCTGCGACTGTTCTTATGGTTTTAGACCTAATAGGTCAACCGAAGATGCAATTAAGAAAGTAGAAGAATATAAAGAACAAGGTTATAATTGGGTATTAGACGCAGATGTCAAATCTTACTTTGATACAATAGATCATGAAATTTTAATGGAGCTGATAGCAGAGGAAGTAAGTGATGGTTGGGTATTAGATATTATTAGGTCGTGGCTTACTATAGGTGTCATGACTGAGCAAGGAAGAGAAGAAACAACGGAGGGAACTCCACAAGGAGGCGTAATTTCTCCACTTTTAGCAAATATCTACCTACATCATTTTGATAAGAAAATGAGGTGTCGAGGATATAAGATAGTTAGATTTGCCGATGACTTTATAATTATGGCTAAGAGTAAAGCTAAAGCAGAACGTGCTTTGGAAGTAACTCGCCAGATTATAGAAAATGAATTAAACTTAAGACTACATCCTCGGAAAACAGTAATTACGAATTTTAATGATGGATTTAAATTTCTAGAATTTAAATTTTATAATTGTGATTACAAAAAGCCAAAAGAGAGCTCTATTAAAAGTTTCAAGGACAAAGTAAGAAAGAAAACTAAAAGGAATAGGTCAATAGGAGTAGCTGTAATGATTGATGAGCTTAATTTAATTATTAGAGGTTGGGGTAATAGTTTTCTACTAGGAAATGTTAAAGGACTATATAAAAGGTTAGATGGTTGGATAAGAATGAGATTACGTTGTTTTATAGAAGGAAAGAAGGCGAAAGGGCAGAATTATCGCCTTCCTAATAAAATATTAAGAGATTTAGGACTAGAATCACTGCTTACCGATGTGCTTTAG